In a genomic window of Prosthecochloris marina:
- the gcvT gene encoding glycine cleavage system aminomethyltransferase GcvT, with amino-acid sequence MKKTALYSWHEERGAKMIDFCGYLMPVQYSGIIAEHKCVRTAAGLFDVSHMGNFYVKGARSLEFLQFMTTNDAASLKNGQAQYTLMLYPDGGIVDDLIIYRIDHETWFLVVNASNMEKDFNWLRKHVEAFEGVSVEDHTERLSLIALQGPKSMHILQRVFSSSVCEQLSSFQFLRTDFQDVELMVACTGYTGEKGVEISIPNERAEDLWKVFMQEGSEFGVQPVGLGARDTLRLEMGYPLYGHEINRETNPIETRLKWVTKLDKGDFIGKEACTEADRQPERTIVGFVMEERAIPRQGYMLYDSDENEIGKVCSGTMSPTLQKPIGTANVLRQSMEPGSAVFMDVRNKRYSGKVVKLPFVRQ; translated from the coding sequence ATGAAAAAAACAGCGTTGTATTCATGGCACGAGGAAAGAGGAGCGAAAATGATCGATTTCTGCGGTTACCTCATGCCTGTTCAGTATTCCGGGATTATTGCAGAGCATAAGTGCGTTCGTACTGCAGCAGGGCTTTTCGATGTTTCCCACATGGGTAACTTTTATGTTAAGGGTGCGCGTTCTCTCGAGTTTCTTCAGTTCATGACCACCAACGATGCGGCTTCCCTGAAAAACGGTCAGGCACAGTACACTTTGATGCTTTATCCCGACGGTGGAATTGTCGATGACCTTATCATTTACAGGATAGATCATGAGACATGGTTTCTTGTCGTCAATGCAAGTAATATGGAGAAAGATTTCAATTGGCTCAGGAAGCATGTGGAAGCGTTCGAGGGAGTGTCGGTTGAAGATCATACGGAAAGACTCTCACTCATTGCCCTCCAGGGGCCCAAGTCGATGCATATTCTCCAACGGGTATTTTCTTCATCGGTGTGTGAGCAGCTTTCTTCTTTTCAATTTCTCCGGACCGATTTTCAGGATGTGGAGCTCATGGTTGCCTGTACCGGATATACTGGAGAAAAAGGTGTCGAGATTTCGATACCGAATGAACGTGCAGAGGATTTGTGGAAAGTTTTCATGCAGGAAGGCAGTGAGTTCGGTGTTCAGCCTGTTGGGCTTGGAGCAAGGGACACTTTGCGGCTTGAAATGGGTTACCCCCTCTATGGTCATGAAATAAATCGTGAGACCAACCCTATTGAAACCCGGCTGAAATGGGTGACGAAGCTTGATAAGGGTGATTTTATCGGCAAAGAAGCCTGTACCGAAGCTGATCGTCAACCTGAGCGGACCATCGTTGGATTTGTTATGGAAGAACGTGCAATTCCGCGCCAGGGGTATATGCTGTATGACAGTGACGAGAATGAAATCGGGAAGGTTTGTAGCGGTACCATGTCGCCAACCCTGCAGAAGCCTATAGGGACTGCAAATGTGTTGCGGCAATCGATGGAGCCAGGTAGTGCTGTTTTTATGGATGTCAGGAATAAGCGTTACAGTGGCAAGGTTGTCAAATTACCTTTTGTCCGGCAGTGA
- a CDS encoding tetratricopeptide repeat protein gives MTYYKKLLPFFLLFVCFGFGACGPSAEELNTSAMEKLENEDFDGALDDLNKAIEQDPEYAEAYLNRGYVYISTGELLKVLENFDKAILLDSEYVEAYYNRGIIYSYFEEYDKSMADFNKVIALQPEDTEAYISRALVRSWLGDREGELADLKVAARLGDSAIRKLLEDNGIEWDDDTAKEDAGEHEKTKKR, from the coding sequence ATGACGTATTACAAAAAACTTCTGCCATTTTTTCTTCTGTTTGTTTGTTTTGGTTTTGGGGCATGTGGTCCGAGTGCCGAGGAACTCAACACCAGTGCTATGGAAAAGTTGGAAAACGAGGATTTCGATGGAGCGCTGGATGATCTTAACAAAGCAATCGAGCAAGATCCGGAGTACGCAGAGGCCTATCTTAACCGTGGATATGTTTACATAAGTACCGGTGAACTACTGAAAGTGCTTGAAAATTTCGACAAAGCCATTCTTCTGGACTCGGAGTATGTAGAGGCATACTATAATCGTGGTATTATCTACAGCTACTTTGAAGAGTATGATAAATCCATGGCTGATTTCAACAAAGTTATAGCGTTGCAGCCGGAGGATACAGAAGCCTATATCAGCAGAGCTTTGGTTCGTTCATGGCTCGGCGACAGAGAAGGGGAGCTTGCCGATCTGAAGGTTGCTGCCAGACTCGGCGACTCTGCTATTCGCAAGTTGCTCGAGGATAACGGTATTGAATGGGATGATGATACGGCGAAAGAGGATGCTGGCGAACATGAGAAGACGAAAAAGAGATGA